GTCCTGATGTTATAAAACCTGCCAAGAAAGAGAAAACAACTACGACAAAAACTTTTGTATGAAACGTTCCAAGAAATGGAATAACGACTTCTACATCTTGAAAATTCTTAAGAGCAAAAAATGTAACAGCAACGACTATTAATACCATCAAGCTTGAATAAAAAAACTGTTTGAATGTCAACCTTATCCCCTTACGGTTCTCCTATTTTTAGCTCTACAGCATCAACTGGACAATTTTCAACACACAAGTAACAGCCGTTACACTTTTCAGGACTCATAACAACAGCTTTTATGCCACTCATCACAAAGACTTCTTTAGGACAGATCTCCACACATATTTCACAGCCTATACATCCATCTAAATCTATGTAAGGAATTACTTTCAAAGTCCCATCCTCATCTTAAAAGCCTTTACAGTGTTATAAAGTAACATTGTAATTGTCATTGGACCTACACCACCGGGAACCGGAGTTATAGCAGATGCTTTTTTCTTTACATTTTCAAAGTCAACATCTCCAACAATCTTACCGTTTACTCTACTTATGCCAATGTCTATGATAACTACTCCCTCTTTTACCATATCCTCTTTTATAAGGTGGGGAACTCCAGTCGCTACACACAAGATATCAGCATTACGAGTATAGAATGCCAAGTCTTTAGTGTAAA
This DNA window, taken from Desulfurobacteriaceae bacterium, encodes the following:
- a CDS encoding 4Fe-4S binding protein — encoded protein: MKVIPYIDLDGCIGCEICVEICPKEVFVMSGIKAVVMSPEKCNGCYLCVENCPVDAVELKIGEP